In Bacillus sp. NP247, one DNA window encodes the following:
- a CDS encoding stage II sporulation protein P — protein MNKVKLKVLNVRYIVICFLFTIICILTSFFISSNSNVFKSYYINQLLGTNSTKGLMYMIGSENRYFAEEFHKEKGRASLESFLLSLSTNINVNDLRSLLTRELPNMNQFYSEILIAGEGTDYTNIPEESSIPLENIKDKGSAIERPKSGKENNSTGENSNTQNNGENKVFIYHTHSWESFIPLIPGAAIPDDASSTNNEVNITFVGNYLKQKLEEKGIGVSHDTTNMRDFLRNKNLNWAQSYKGSRQILQDKLIQDKNIMFPMDLHRDDARKNTTTKNINGKNYARLYFILGRENPSYEKNKKIVTAINSYLDEKYYGLSRGIFIKDRKSGNGVYNQDLSPNALLIEMGGVDNTPEELYASVDALVEAFSHYYNEVTKKNN, from the coding sequence ATGAATAAAGTGAAACTGAAAGTATTAAATGTAAGATATATAGTGATATGTTTTTTATTCACGATTATATGTATTCTCACTTCATTCTTCATTTCTAGTAATTCAAACGTATTTAAATCGTATTATATTAATCAGTTATTGGGAACGAATTCTACTAAAGGTCTTATGTATATGATAGGAAGTGAAAATCGTTATTTTGCAGAAGAATTTCATAAAGAAAAAGGACGAGCGTCTCTGGAATCTTTTTTGCTTTCACTTTCTACAAACATTAATGTAAATGATCTCCGAAGTTTATTAACTCGAGAACTTCCAAATATGAATCAATTTTATTCGGAAATATTAATTGCTGGGGAAGGAACAGATTATACGAACATTCCTGAAGAATCCAGTATTCCTTTAGAGAATATTAAAGATAAAGGATCTGCTATTGAACGCCCAAAGAGTGGGAAAGAAAACAATTCTACTGGTGAAAATTCAAATACACAAAATAACGGTGAAAATAAGGTTTTTATTTATCATACACATAGTTGGGAGTCGTTTATTCCTCTAATTCCAGGTGCCGCTATACCCGATGATGCTTCTAGTACAAATAATGAAGTGAATATTACGTTTGTTGGAAATTATTTAAAACAAAAGTTAGAAGAAAAAGGAATCGGTGTTTCACATGATACGACAAATATGAGGGATTTTCTGCGAAATAAAAATTTAAATTGGGCCCAATCTTACAAAGGGTCCCGTCAAATATTACAAGATAAATTAATACAAGATAAAAATATTATGTTTCCAATGGACCTTCATAGGGACGATGCGCGAAAAAATACTACAACAAAAAATATTAACGGAAAGAATTATGCTCGGCTCTATTTTATTTTAGGACGAGAAAATCCTAGCTATGAAAAAAATAAAAAAATAGTAACAGCAATAAATTCATATTTAGACGAGAAGTATTACGGTTTAAGTCGAGGGATTTTTATTAAAGATCGTAAAAGCGGTAACGGAGTATATAATCAAGACCTATCTCCAAATGCATTACTTATTGAAATGGGAGGGGTAGATAATACACCAGAAGAATTATATGCTTCCGTTGACGCATTAGTAGAAGCATTTAGCCACTATTATAATGAAGTAACTAAGAAAAATAACTAA
- a CDS encoding helix-turn-helix transcriptional regulator — protein MNVYPNISYIAKLIAEPTRAIILDCLMNNQALPASELAYMAKVSHPTISSHLSKLVEGNLLTVEQHGRHRYYRLANQEVAEVLEKLGTIAPTAQVRSLKQSDQLKQVRYARTCYDHLAGKLGVEITEKLLDREFIILEEGEYIVTEQGKQWFLNLGINIETADIKRRVFAKPCLDWSERRYHISGWLGSAIAKLFFEQEWITKTDKTRAVHLTKKGMKLLKDQLGIDMENKKVHQNAVPPVE, from the coding sequence ATGAATGTATATCCGAATATCTCATATATAGCTAAACTAATTGCTGAACCTACAAGAGCAATTATTTTAGATTGTTTAATGAATAATCAGGCACTACCTGCAAGCGAATTGGCTTATATGGCAAAAGTGTCACATCCAACGATTAGTTCTCATCTTTCTAAATTAGTAGAGGGGAATCTACTTACAGTTGAACAACATGGTAGACATCGTTACTATCGACTTGCTAATCAAGAAGTAGCAGAAGTTCTTGAAAAGTTAGGAACAATCGCACCAACAGCCCAAGTTCGTTCTTTAAAACAATCGGATCAACTAAAACAAGTTCGTTATGCTCGAACTTGCTATGATCATCTTGCAGGCAAACTCGGAGTAGAGATAACTGAAAAATTACTAGATAGGGAATTTATAATTTTAGAGGAAGGAGAATACATTGTAACGGAACAAGGTAAGCAATGGTTTCTGAATCTTGGAATAAATATTGAAACGGCAGATATAAAGAGGCGGGTATTTGCAAAACCTTGTCTTGACTGGAGTGAACGACGCTACCATATTTCTGGTTGGTTAGGATCTGCGATAGCAAAACTGTTTTTTGAACAGGAATGGATTACAAAAACGGATAAAACTCGAGCCGTCCATCTTACAAAAAAAGGTATGAAGTTATTGAAAGACCAATTAGGCATTGACATGGAAAATAAAAAAGTCCATCAAAATGCAGTGCCTCCTGTCGAGTAA
- the lepB gene encoding signal peptidase I, which yields MKENTKKELFSWAKTIGFTLVLIAIIRGVLFTPSLVQGESMMPTLENNERVLVNKIGYSISGLDRFDVIVFHGKEGYDLVKRVIGLPGDTVEYKDDVLYVNGKAMEEPYLKEFKEKASGRVLTPDFTLEQITGKTKVPEGQVFVLGDNREVSKDGRMFGFISEDEIVGKGQAVFWPLKQVRAL from the coding sequence ATGAAGGAAAATACTAAGAAAGAATTATTCTCATGGGCTAAAACGATAGGATTTACCCTTGTATTAATCGCTATTATTCGCGGTGTTTTATTTACACCGTCATTAGTACAAGGTGAATCGATGATGCCCACTTTAGAAAATAACGAACGAGTTCTTGTGAATAAGATTGGTTATAGTATAAGTGGATTAGACCGTTTTGACGTTATTGTCTTCCACGGAAAAGAAGGGTACGATTTAGTAAAACGAGTAATTGGTTTACCAGGTGATACAGTTGAGTATAAAGATGATGTTTTATATGTAAACGGAAAAGCGATGGAAGAACCGTATTTAAAAGAATTTAAAGAAAAGGCGTCTGGTCGTGTATTAACTCCTGATTTTACGTTAGAACAAATCACAGGGAAAACGAAAGTGCCAGAAGGCCAAGTGTTTGTTTTAGGAGATAATCGTGAAGTTTCTAAAGACGGTCGTATGTTTGGATTTATTTCAGAAGATGAAATTGTCGGAAAAGGACAAGCTGTTTTCTGGCCGTTGAAACAAGTGAGAGCGTTATAA
- a CDS encoding copper homeostasis protein CutC translates to MLEVIATCLEDVKRIERAGGKRIELISSYTEGGLTPSYAFIKKAVEAVHIPIHVMIRPHAKSFIYTEEEIEMMKEDIVVAQKLGVAGVVLGVLNERNEVDEEKLADLLSVVDGINVTYHRAIDDTESPAEAMRTLKKFHKVTHVLTSGGQGNIVDNIPVLTEMQKVSDGQIQLVAGAGVTKENIKRLLDETGISQAHVGTAVREGKSCFAEIDPNLVQELVQIIQ, encoded by the coding sequence ATGCTAGAGGTTATTGCAACATGTTTAGAAGATGTAAAACGAATTGAACGAGCTGGCGGGAAGCGAATTGAATTAATTTCATCTTATACAGAAGGCGGTTTAACGCCGAGTTATGCATTTATTAAAAAAGCGGTAGAAGCAGTACATATACCGATTCACGTTATGATTCGTCCGCATGCAAAGTCTTTTATATATACGGAAGAAGAAATTGAAATGATGAAAGAAGATATTGTAGTTGCTCAGAAATTAGGAGTAGCTGGTGTTGTATTAGGTGTATTAAATGAACGAAATGAAGTGGATGAAGAGAAACTAGCGGATTTATTATCTGTGGTAGATGGGATAAATGTCACATATCACCGAGCAATAGACGACACAGAAAGTCCAGCAGAAGCGATGAGAACTTTAAAGAAGTTTCATAAAGTGACTCACGTCTTAACTTCAGGTGGGCAAGGAAATATAGTTGATAATATTCCGGTGCTTACAGAAATGCAAAAGGTAAGCGATGGTCAAATTCAACTTGTAGCTGGAGCTGGCGTGACGAAAGAAAATATAAAGCGATTGCTAGATGAAACTGGAATTTCGCAAGCTCATGTCGGTACAGCGGTAAGAGAAGGGAAATCATGTTTTGCTGAAATTGATCCTAATTTAGTACAGGAATTAGTTCAAATCATACAATAA